Proteins encoded together in one Bacteroidetes Order II. bacterium window:
- a CDS encoding TonB-dependent receptor: MQFRKLLFIITIVCVSLGLQSALAQQGTLSGTVTDAALGETMIGVTVQIPGKSIGAVTDLDGKYTLRLAPGDYEVQFSYIGYVSVLKKISIGPNQLVKLDIAMKEEASTSGTEVVIEATAIGDSEGAMLRLRQKATAVSDAISAEAISKSGSSSAADAMTKVTGASVVGGKYVFVRGLGERYSSTHLNGVELPSADPDKKAFNFDLFQSDMLDNITTLKTFTPDKPGNFSGGLVDIGTRKFPEKRMLSFGISSGINTITNFNDGFLRYEGGKTDWLGRDDGTRAIPSFLSDPNFEVPSAIEARRDAAKAQVLDEASKSLTNIMSPKAGAAPLKGGFNMALGNQVKIAKRPLGYLASLSYDYNVSRRNGKSERYVNPTVGATELYSTLGFYTDEKSTEEASLGGLLNLSYTLNPAHQISVNGLYSRSGESVSRYQEGFWYHSFGNDDSKVMLNNVLGYTERELRSLQVKGKHVLTRVSGATLEWSFANALTKQDEPDLRFFVSLKSTDEEGRTTYSTNLANVLFPSHYWRALSEGSNTGVIDFSLPFKQWGGLKANLKIGGLFTASERDFTERTFLIRPSNTLAYDNNPEAYFGAANAGIISQRTLSNGTTEYNFGNVVELPRKEAVLRNNYQGDQTVSAGYLMTELPLTDKFRFIGGVRYETTDMTVKSADPALEDAQLTNKDWLPSANLVYQIGDKTNVRAALTRTIARPVFRELSRFSSADFLLGGFLAGNPHLKRTLITNYDLRVENFLRPGEILAVSVFYKDLQNPIERSIYEAGATESMQFVNVDKAIILGAEFEARKRLDALGATFENLSVGANVSLVKSTITLPEAEYLERKALDPNASKIRPLQGQSPFIVNTDLAYSTRKTTASLYFNVFGDRLTAVSFGNTPDVYERPSPKLDLIISHTVRSLKLKLSAKNLLDSPYKETYRFLSKDYTYYEYNTGRSLSLSVGYNF, encoded by the coding sequence ATGCAATTTCGCAAACTGCTTTTTATTATTACCATTGTATGTGTTTCTCTGGGGCTTCAATCTGCGCTTGCTCAGCAAGGCACACTGTCAGGAACGGTAACTGATGCAGCGCTCGGTGAAACCATGATTGGGGTTACTGTTCAGATTCCGGGCAAATCAATCGGTGCTGTAACCGATCTTGATGGGAAGTACACCCTGCGTTTGGCTCCTGGCGACTATGAGGTTCAATTTTCATATATCGGCTATGTGTCGGTGCTGAAGAAAATCAGTATTGGGCCCAATCAACTTGTTAAATTGGATATTGCCATGAAGGAAGAGGCATCCACTTCTGGTACCGAGGTGGTGATCGAGGCAACTGCTATTGGTGATTCTGAAGGAGCGATGTTACGCCTGCGTCAAAAAGCTACGGCGGTGAGTGATGCGATCTCGGCAGAAGCGATCTCAAAATCCGGATCGTCCTCTGCCGCCGATGCCATGACGAAGGTGACCGGCGCCTCAGTAGTGGGGGGAAAGTATGTGTTTGTACGCGGTTTGGGCGAGCGCTATTCGAGTACCCACCTAAACGGCGTAGAATTACCAAGTGCCGACCCTGATAAAAAAGCCTTCAATTTTGACCTCTTCCAGTCTGACATGCTGGACAATATCACCACGTTAAAAACCTTTACGCCTGATAAGCCTGGTAACTTCTCGGGTGGTTTGGTGGATATTGGAACCCGGAAGTTCCCGGAAAAGCGCATGTTATCGTTCGGTATTTCGAGTGGCATCAACACTATTACCAATTTTAATGATGGTTTTTTGCGTTACGAAGGTGGTAAAACCGACTGGCTGGGTAGAGATGATGGCACGCGGGCGATTCCGTCCTTTCTCTCGGATCCCAACTTCGAGGTTCCCAGTGCCATCGAAGCACGCCGAGATGCGGCCAAAGCCCAGGTTTTAGACGAAGCCTCCAAATCCCTCACCAACATCATGTCTCCGAAGGCTGGCGCGGCCCCATTGAAAGGCGGTTTTAATATGGCACTGGGGAACCAAGTCAAAATTGCCAAACGCCCCCTCGGTTATTTGGCTAGTCTTAGCTATGATTATAATGTTTCTCGCCGAAACGGTAAATCGGAACGGTATGTGAATCCAACCGTTGGTGCAACCGAACTGTATTCGACCCTTGGTTTTTATACCGATGAGAAAAGCACCGAAGAAGCTTCGTTGGGCGGCTTATTAAACCTTTCTTATACCCTTAACCCTGCGCACCAGATTTCGGTGAATGGACTTTATTCGCGAAGTGGCGAATCGGTATCCCGCTATCAAGAAGGTTTTTGGTATCATTCTTTTGGAAATGATGATTCCAAAGTTATGCTAAATAATGTATTGGGCTATACAGAACGGGAATTGCGTTCCCTTCAGGTGAAAGGAAAGCATGTCTTAACTCGGGTGTCTGGGGCTACCTTAGAATGGTCTTTTGCCAATGCGCTCACCAAACAAGATGAGCCGGATTTACGCTTTTTTGTTTCTTTGAAAAGCACCGATGAAGAAGGCCGAACAACCTATTCGACGAACTTGGCCAATGTGTTGTTTCCGTCGCATTATTGGCGGGCACTCTCTGAAGGCAGCAATACGGGTGTCATAGACTTTTCATTGCCATTTAAGCAATGGGGTGGGCTAAAAGCCAATCTCAAAATAGGTGGTTTGTTTACTGCATCCGAGCGCGACTTTACAGAAAGAACGTTTTTGATCCGCCCGTCCAATACCCTTGCTTACGACAATAATCCGGAAGCCTATTTTGGTGCTGCCAATGCAGGGATTATTTCTCAGCGCACCCTATCCAATGGAACAACCGAATACAACTTTGGCAATGTGGTGGAATTGCCTCGTAAAGAAGCCGTTCTCCGGAATAATTATCAGGGAGATCAGACCGTATCTGCGGGATACCTGATGACAGAATTACCTTTGACCGATAAATTTCGTTTCATTGGCGGTGTCCGTTATGAAACCACCGATATGACGGTGAAAAGTGCGGATCCGGCCCTCGAAGATGCCCAACTTACGAACAAAGACTGGTTGCCTTCGGCGAATTTGGTTTATCAGATTGGGGACAAAACCAATGTCCGGGCAGCACTTACCCGAACCATTGCGCGTCCCGTCTTTCGGGAACTCTCTCGGTTTTCTAGTGCAGACTTCCTCCTTGGGGGCTTTCTGGCCGGAAATCCACACCTGAAGCGAACCCTGATTACGAATTATGACCTTCGGGTAGAAAACTTCCTACGCCCTGGTGAAATCTTGGCGGTGAGTGTTTTTTATAAAGACCTGCAAAATCCGATTGAGCGCTCTATCTATGAAGCAGGTGCCACGGAATCTATGCAATTTGTAAACGTGGACAAAGCGATCATCCTCGGTGCAGAATTTGAAGCCCGTAAAAGATTAGATGCATTGGGAGCAACTTTTGAGAACCTTTCTGTTGGTGCGAATGTCTCCCTCGTAAAGTCCACCATTACGCTTCCGGAAGCCGAGTATCTTGAACGGAAGGCACTTGATCCAAATGCCAGTAAAATTAGACCTTTGCAAGGCCAATCACCCTTTATTGTCAATACCGATCTTGCTTATTCCACCAGGAAAACAACGGCAAGTCTGTATTTTAATGTGTTTGGGGATCGCCTCACGGCTGTTTCTTTTGGGAATACGCCTGATGTTTACGAGCGTCCTTCGCCGAAACTGGACCTGATCATTTCGCACACGGTGCGTAGCCTTAAACTTAAACTCTCTGCTAAAAACTTGTTAGACAGTCCATACAAAGAAACTTATCGTTTCCTGAGCAAAGATTATACTTATTATGAGTATAATACAGGGCGTTCTTTGTCGTTGAGCGTCGGGTATAACTTCTAA